In Deinococcus maricopensis DSM 21211, one genomic interval encodes:
- a CDS encoding adenosylcobinamide-GDP ribazoletransferase, with amino-acid sequence MRGVFRDALRSAHLALTFLTTLPFPHVHEVRDGEFARASGYYPLAGYAVGAIVALILWVPAPIPDGVRAALAVAAWLATTGMLHFDGLVDCADAVFAMKSPQRRLEILRDVHVGAFGLGTGVLTLLSLWSLVQVARPTDALVAAVLARAVLLAPMNLFPAARVESLGARSREGHWPVAALLAVPVLFLPGAPVAALVAIIAALAVARFCAGRLGGGINGDVYGACVTLTEVAALTALTWGRGA; translated from the coding sequence ATGCGGGGCGTGTTCCGAGATGCCCTGCGTAGCGCGCACCTCGCGCTGACCTTTCTGACGACCCTGCCGTTCCCGCATGTCCATGAGGTGCGCGACGGCGAGTTCGCGCGCGCGAGCGGCTATTACCCCCTGGCGGGGTACGCCGTCGGCGCGATTGTTGCGCTGATCCTGTGGGTGCCCGCGCCCATCCCGGACGGCGTCCGCGCGGCCCTGGCGGTCGCGGCGTGGCTCGCCACCACCGGCATGCTGCACTTCGACGGCCTCGTGGACTGCGCGGACGCCGTGTTCGCCATGAAGAGTCCGCAGCGGCGCCTGGAGATTCTGCGGGACGTGCACGTCGGCGCGTTCGGTCTCGGGACGGGCGTGCTGACCCTGCTGAGCCTGTGGAGCCTCGTGCAGGTCGCGCGGCCCACCGACGCGCTCGTCGCGGCGGTCCTGGCGCGCGCCGTGCTGCTCGCGCCCATGAACCTGTTCCCCGCTGCGCGTGTGGAGAGCCTCGGGGCGCGCAGCCGCGAAGGCCACTGGCCTGTGGCCGCGCTGCTGGCCGTGCCGGTCCTGTTCCTGCCCGGCGCGCCCGTCGCGGCGCTCGTGGCGATCATCGCGGCGCTGGCGGTCGCGCGGTTCTGCGCTGGCCGCCTGGGCGGCGGCATCAACGGCGACGTGTATGGCGCGTGCGTCACCCTTACCGAGGTTGCGGCCCTCACGGCGCTCACCTGGGGCCGGGGTGCTTGA
- a CDS encoding ABC transporter substrate-binding protein, producing the protein MRHLLILGALLGSTALATKYPLTVTDDLGRKVTLNAEPRRIIAMLPSHTETLIAIGAGDKLVAVDRFSNYPKDATDKLKKVGSAYQPDLEAILALKPDLVLADESSGSRLTEKLANAGLTVYGGTAQTYTEVFEKIGTLGKLTNREAGATKLITSMRRDLNAVQDLVRGAPKVSAYYEVDPSPYSVGPNSFIGVLLKMAGGANVIPANLGDFPKIDPELIVKANPSVMIGLTAQDARARPGWANLNAVTASRVFKPTAEERDALSRPGPRLPVALRALAKFLHPERF; encoded by the coding sequence ATGCGACACCTCCTGATTCTCGGCGCGCTGCTCGGCAGTACCGCGCTCGCCACCAAATACCCCCTGACCGTCACCGACGACCTCGGCCGCAAAGTCACCCTGAACGCCGAACCCCGGCGCATCATCGCGATGCTGCCCAGCCACACCGAGACGCTCATCGCCATCGGCGCCGGCGACAAGCTCGTCGCCGTGGACCGCTTCAGCAACTACCCGAAGGACGCCACCGACAAACTCAAGAAGGTCGGCAGCGCCTACCAGCCGGACCTCGAAGCGATCCTGGCCCTGAAGCCCGACCTGGTCCTCGCCGACGAATCCAGCGGCTCGCGCCTCACTGAGAAGCTCGCCAACGCGGGCCTCACCGTGTATGGCGGCACCGCGCAGACGTACACCGAGGTCTTCGAGAAGATCGGCACGCTCGGCAAGCTCACGAACCGCGAGGCGGGCGCCACCAAGCTCATCACGAGCATGCGCCGCGACCTGAACGCCGTGCAGGACCTCGTGCGCGGCGCCCCGAAAGTCAGCGCGTACTATGAGGTCGACCCCAGCCCGTACAGCGTCGGCCCGAACAGCTTCATCGGCGTGCTCCTCAAGATGGCGGGCGGCGCGAACGTCATCCCTGCGAACCTCGGGGACTTCCCGAAAATCGACCCCGAGCTCATCGTGAAGGCCAACCCGAGCGTCATGATCGGCCTCACCGCGCAGGACGCCCGCGCGCGCCCCGGCTGGGCGAACCTGAACGCCGTCACGGCGAGCCGCGTGTTCAAGCCCACCGCCGAGGAGCGGGACGCGCTGTCCCGCCCCGGCCCGCGCCTGCCCGTCGCGCTGCGCGCCCTCGCGAAATTCCTCCACCCGGAGCGCTTCTGA
- a CDS encoding HD domain-containing protein — MFRRPRLPAFPVGALLVGGAARDLLSGRTPKDFDWAAPDPEGAARAVAAQTGGSAFPLDPDRGYWRVSAGDVQHDFVPQPDRLEDDLLRRDFTVNALALHADGRVTDPTGGRRDLQRRQLRMVSEANLRADPLRLLRAARLSTTLGFRVEPATEAALRHLAAANLPLPAPERVREELNALLLHPDAARGVLRLQDLGLLRLYLPELAEGEGVSQGGFHHLDVLHHGIEALHQLLARSPDATLTLRWATLLHDVGKPRTRAVDPTTGRVSYHGHDRVGADLTRALLTRLRFPADLTEYASALVKAHMLPLPADEREARRFVYRRRALLPDLLSLMLADREAARGPSSHPGTRLAYARAMDRVLAALDAQPEAPRPLLNGADIMTLLSLTPGPEVGAAARALAEAQALGEVITPADARALLQTWHRERSVRKT, encoded by the coding sequence ATGTTCCGCCGACCCCGCCTCCCCGCGTTTCCCGTCGGCGCGCTGCTGGTGGGCGGCGCCGCCCGCGACCTGCTGTCCGGCCGCACCCCGAAGGACTTCGACTGGGCGGCGCCCGACCCGGAAGGCGCGGCGCGCGCCGTGGCCGCTCAGACGGGCGGAAGCGCCTTCCCGCTGGACCCGGACCGGGGGTACTGGCGGGTCAGCGCCGGGGACGTGCAGCACGACTTCGTGCCGCAGCCGGATCGCCTGGAGGACGACCTGCTGCGGCGCGACTTCACTGTGAACGCCCTCGCGCTGCACGCGGACGGGCGCGTCACCGACCCGACGGGTGGGCGGCGGGACCTGCAGCGGCGGCAGCTGCGCATGGTCAGCGAAGCGAACCTGCGCGCAGATCCGCTCCGGCTGCTGCGCGCCGCCCGCCTGAGCACCACCCTCGGGTTCCGCGTGGAGCCCGCCACGGAAGCGGCCCTTCGGCACCTCGCGGCGGCGAACCTGCCGCTCCCCGCGCCGGAACGCGTCCGGGAGGAGCTGAACGCGCTGCTGCTGCATCCGGACGCCGCGCGGGGCGTCCTGCGCCTGCAGGACCTCGGGCTGCTCCGCCTGTACCTGCCGGAACTCGCGGAAGGGGAGGGCGTCTCGCAGGGCGGTTTCCACCACCTTGACGTGCTGCATCACGGCATTGAGGCGCTGCACCAGCTGCTCGCGCGCTCCCCGGACGCCACCCTCACGCTGCGCTGGGCGACGCTGCTGCACGATGTGGGTAAACCCCGCACGCGCGCCGTCGACCCCACGACGGGCCGCGTCAGCTACCACGGGCATGACCGCGTGGGCGCCGACCTCACCCGCGCGCTGCTGACGCGCCTGCGTTTCCCGGCGGACCTGACCGAGTACGCCTCGGCCCTCGTGAAGGCGCACATGCTGCCCCTCCCGGCGGATGAGCGCGAGGCGCGGCGGTTCGTGTACCGCCGCCGCGCGCTGCTGCCGGACCTGCTGAGCCTGATGCTCGCGGACCGCGAAGCCGCGCGCGGCCCCAGCAGCCACCCTGGGACTCGGCTCGCGTACGCCCGCGCCATGGACCGCGTGCTCGCCGCACTGGACGCCCAGCCGGAAGCGCCCAGGCCACTCCTGAACGGGGCGGACATCATGACGCTGTTGAGCCTGACTCCTGGCCCGGAGGTGGGCGCGGCCGCGCGCGCCCTCGCGGAAGCGCAGGCGCTCGGAGAGGTCATTACGCCCGCCGACGCCCGGGCGCTCCTGCAGACCTGGCACCGTGAGAGGAGCGTCAGGAAAACGTAA
- a CDS encoding peptidoglycan-binding domain-containing protein, whose translation MNARRWTLLPFLLSVAAAAPTPTDINRVTEQVASTLDGVILPCPASLKNYGSADKRCIGADDGVDVVRRTLSSANLSLYGAWRSQTNTSYVYNWVKTPNGYVNVTVGPDATKRYAALLILDAPADTKASSGTAKPGTAGPVTGTDRTATPTTKPAPAVTNTPAFRRTLRLTSPRMNGEDIRALQNRLMDVSRIDRGKGGDGWYGPMTEANIIAFQSANGLPANGVVDAATWRALFAGSAKYFDAKVAEAIAKRRAGSR comes from the coding sequence ATGAACGCTCGCCGCTGGACTCTGCTGCCGTTCCTGCTGAGTGTGGCCGCCGCTGCGCCCACCCCCACCGACATCAACCGCGTCACCGAACAGGTCGCGAGCACGCTCGACGGCGTCATCCTCCCGTGCCCCGCCAGCCTGAAGAACTACGGCAGTGCCGACAAACGCTGCATCGGCGCGGATGACGGCGTGGACGTCGTGCGCCGCACGCTGTCCTCCGCGAACCTGAGCCTGTACGGCGCGTGGCGCAGCCAGACGAACACCAGCTACGTCTACAACTGGGTGAAGACCCCGAACGGGTACGTCAACGTCACCGTCGGGCCGGACGCCACCAAACGCTACGCTGCCCTGCTGATCCTCGACGCGCCCGCCGACACGAAAGCCTCCTCCGGCACTGCAAAGCCAGGCACGGCCGGGCCCGTGACCGGCACGGACCGCACGGCCACGCCCACCACGAAGCCCGCCCCGGCAGTCACGAACACCCCCGCGTTCCGCCGGACCCTGCGGCTCACGTCGCCGCGCATGAACGGCGAGGACATCCGCGCGTTGCAGAACCGCTTGATGGACGTTTCCCGCATCGACCGGGGCAAGGGCGGGGACGGCTGGTACGGCCCCATGACCGAAGCGAATATCATTGCGTTCCAGAGTGCGAACGGGCTGCCCGCGAACGGCGTCGTGGACGCCGCGACGTGGCGGGCGCTGTTCGCCGGCAGCGCGAAGTACTTCGACGCGAAGGTCGCGGAAGCGATCGCGAAGCGCCGCGCGGGCAGCCGCTAG
- a CDS encoding histidine phosphatase family protein, translating into MLDLYLVRHAHTAPNADGRYPHAHEDAPLSEQGRAQARALQGRLPGATAFVSPARRAFETAVLAGVPDARPVPALHEAHFGVMHGHTWAALETQHGDAPRTWIDALADPHADHGPPGGDTGRAFHARVQGWLNDLPDAGPVVAFTHAGVVLAALRLTVGLRAAEVHAARVTHLRRHEGAWWLVTLNA; encoded by the coding sequence GTGCTTGACCTGTACCTCGTGCGCCACGCGCACACCGCCCCGAACGCGGATGGCCGTTATCCGCACGCGCACGAGGACGCGCCCCTCAGCGAGCAGGGGAGGGCGCAGGCGCGCGCCCTGCAGGGTCGCCTGCCCGGTGCGACCGCGTTCGTGTCCCCCGCGCGCCGCGCGTTCGAGACGGCCGTCCTCGCGGGCGTCCCGGACGCCCGCCCCGTACCCGCCCTGCACGAGGCGCATTTCGGTGTGATGCACGGGCACACCTGGGCGGCCCTCGAAACGCAGCACGGCGACGCGCCCCGCACGTGGATCGACGCGCTCGCCGACCCGCACGCCGACCACGGTCCGCCTGGCGGCGACACCGGGCGCGCCTTCCACGCGCGCGTTCAGGGGTGGCTGAATGACCTCCCGGACGCCGGCCCGGTTGTGGCGTTCACGCACGCGGGCGTGGTGCTCGCGGCCCTGCGCCTCACGGTGGGTCTGCGCGCGGCCGAGGTGCACGCCGCGCGCGTCACGCACCTGCGCCGTCATGAGGGCGCGTGGTGGCTCGTTACCCTGAACGCCTGA
- the cobO gene encoding cob(I)yrinic acid a,c-diamide adenosyltransferase, which yields MTDDTQARREAAMRELQASRDAHVKEDGPSTGPRRRGLVIVNTGHGKGKTTAALGLMLRAHGRGLRTQLFQFIKHERAKFGEHRALDTLGVPFAGLGDGFTWRSRDLESSADLAAQGWQIARAAILAGEHDMVVLDEFTYALKYGWVAWDDVHATLEARDPKMHVIITGRDALPQLVAYADTVTEMTLVKHAYQAGIKAQAGIEH from the coding sequence ATGACTGACGACACCCAGGCGCGCCGCGAGGCCGCCATGCGTGAACTGCAGGCGAGCCGCGACGCGCACGTCAAGGAGGACGGCCCCAGCACCGGCCCGCGCCGCCGCGGCCTCGTCATCGTGAACACCGGGCACGGCAAAGGCAAAACCACCGCCGCGCTCGGCCTGATGCTCCGCGCGCACGGCCGGGGCCTGCGCACGCAACTGTTCCAGTTCATCAAGCACGAACGCGCGAAATTCGGCGAGCACCGCGCGCTCGATACGCTCGGCGTGCCGTTCGCGGGCCTGGGCGACGGGTTCACGTGGCGCAGCCGCGACCTGGAGAGCAGCGCGGACCTCGCCGCGCAGGGCTGGCAGATCGCCCGCGCCGCCATCCTCGCCGGTGAGCACGACATGGTCGTCCTCGACGAATTCACGTACGCCCTCAAGTACGGCTGGGTCGCGTGGGACGACGTGCACGCCACCCTGGAGGCCCGCGACCCGAAAATGCACGTGATCATCACGGGCCGCGACGCGCTGCCGCAACTCGTCGCGTACGCGGACACCGTCACGGAAATGACGCTCGTGAAACACGCGTACCAGGCGGGCATCAAGGCCCAGGCAGGCATTGAGCACTGA
- a CDS encoding glycoside hydrolase family 13 protein, which yields MNVTTPDWVKDAVFYQIFPDRFARSTRVPKPHHLQPWGAAPHIYKYQGGDLLGVAEHLDHLVDLGITAIYFCPVFQSASNHRYHTHDYHVVDPMLGGNDALRELIDAAHARGLKVVLDGVFNHASRGFFQFNDILENGEHSAYLDWFHIEHLPLRAYHDADVPSGYAAWWGNRALPKFNTSTPAVREFLLDVAERWMHFGIDGWRLDVPNEIDDDRFWQEFRRRVKAINPDAYIVGEIWGDATRWLRGDQFDAVMNYLFTRPALAYFGARTLNNAVNEVSGTGHIDPIDAQTFAQRMTDTLHMYHPEVVAAQLNLLDSHDTARYLTAVGGDATAFRLATAFQMTFVGAPCIYYGDEIGLPGGPDPDCRRAFPWDHPDTWDTDTLAYTRKLTHARRASAPLRRGDFRVLHAHGDLLAYARTHGGEAAYALINTDAHAHSLTLTNLAPGTYTDVLTGQQYTFAERHTFQVSPRTAIVLTK from the coding sequence GTGAACGTCACCACTCCGGACTGGGTCAAAGACGCCGTCTTCTACCAGATCTTCCCAGACCGCTTCGCGCGCAGCACCCGCGTTCCCAAACCCCACCACCTGCAACCCTGGGGTGCCGCCCCTCACATCTACAAGTACCAGGGCGGCGACCTGCTTGGCGTCGCCGAACACCTCGACCACCTCGTGGACCTCGGCATCACCGCCATCTACTTCTGCCCGGTGTTCCAGTCCGCCAGCAACCACCGCTACCACACGCACGACTACCACGTCGTCGACCCCATGCTCGGCGGCAACGACGCCCTGCGCGAACTCATCGACGCCGCGCACGCCCGCGGCCTCAAGGTCGTCCTCGACGGCGTCTTCAACCACGCCAGCCGCGGCTTCTTCCAGTTCAACGACATCCTCGAAAACGGCGAGCACAGCGCGTACCTCGACTGGTTCCACATTGAGCACCTGCCGCTGCGCGCGTACCATGACGCCGACGTCCCCAGCGGATACGCCGCTTGGTGGGGCAACCGCGCGCTCCCCAAATTCAACACCAGCACGCCCGCCGTGCGCGAATTCCTCCTCGACGTGGCCGAACGCTGGATGCACTTCGGCATCGACGGCTGGCGCCTCGACGTGCCCAACGAAATCGACGACGACCGCTTCTGGCAGGAATTCCGCCGCCGCGTGAAGGCCATCAACCCCGACGCGTACATCGTCGGGGAAATCTGGGGCGACGCCACCCGCTGGCTGCGCGGCGACCAGTTCGACGCCGTCATGAACTACCTCTTCACCCGCCCGGCCCTCGCGTACTTCGGCGCGCGCACCCTCAACAACGCCGTGAACGAGGTCAGCGGCACCGGCCACATTGACCCCATCGACGCGCAGACCTTCGCGCAGCGCATGACCGACACGCTGCACATGTACCACCCGGAAGTGGTCGCCGCGCAGCTCAACTTGCTCGACAGCCACGACACCGCCCGCTACCTCACCGCCGTCGGCGGCGACGCCACCGCCTTCCGGCTCGCCACGGCGTTCCAGATGACCTTCGTCGGCGCGCCCTGCATCTACTACGGCGACGAGATCGGCCTGCCCGGCGGCCCCGACCCCGACTGCCGCCGCGCGTTCCCCTGGGACCACCCCGACACGTGGGACACGGACACGCTCGCGTACACCCGCAAGCTCACGCACGCGCGCCGCGCCAGCGCCCCCCTGCGCCGCGGAGACTTCCGCGTCCTGCACGCGCACGGCGACCTGCTCGCGTACGCCCGCACGCACGGCGGCGAAGCCGCGTACGCCCTCATCAACACGGACGCGCACGCCCACTCCCTCACCCTCACGAACCTCGCGCCCGGCACGTACACGGACGTCCTCACCGGCCAGCAGTACACCTTCGCGGAACGCCACACCTTCCAGGTGTCGCCCCGCACCGCCATCGTCCTCACGAAATAA
- a CDS encoding pyridoxal phosphate-dependent aminotransferase codes for MPELQGPLLPPAPHGGADARAFTGVDFSVNTNPYGPNPHLLQAVRGADHAHYPDPAYTDVRAALAGAHGYAPDEVTPAVGASDLLHRLVRAYLPPGGVALSGGAPFGEFARAVALGRGRVQVAAPDDLPGAVRPGVPLVYVGHPHNPTGHHAHQDHLNALLDACARADALLILDEAYAPFLNLSAPAAHPNLVRLQSPGKAHGLVGARPAYALAAPDVTRALLNLAPAWALPAGTATLLRALHDPPAQAFLTETLPRVAAHARDLARALARLAPVTHAGTPYLTVHVGDAPGVARALLTRGVRARDCTSYGQPHHLRVSTRTPTENALLVTALHDVLSAANPLPKGHG; via the coding sequence GTGCCTGAACTGCAGGGCCCGCTGCTCCCGCCCGCCCCGCACGGCGGCGCGGACGCCCGCGCCTTTACGGGCGTGGACTTCAGCGTGAACACCAACCCGTACGGCCCGAACCCCCACCTCCTGCAGGCCGTGCGAGGCGCCGATCACGCCCACTACCCCGACCCCGCGTACACGGATGTGCGCGCCGCACTCGCCGGCGCGCACGGGTACGCGCCCGACGAAGTGACGCCCGCCGTGGGCGCGTCGGACCTGCTGCACCGCCTCGTGCGCGCGTACCTGCCGCCGGGCGGCGTGGCCCTGAGTGGCGGCGCGCCGTTCGGGGAGTTCGCGCGTGCCGTCGCGCTCGGCCGGGGGCGCGTGCAGGTGGCCGCGCCGGACGACCTGCCGGGCGCCGTTCGGCCGGGCGTGCCGCTCGTGTACGTCGGGCACCCGCACAACCCCACCGGGCACCACGCCCACCAGGACCACCTGAACGCCCTGCTGGACGCCTGCGCCCGCGCGGACGCCCTGCTGATCCTCGACGAGGCGTACGCGCCGTTCCTGAACCTGTCCGCCCCGGCCGCGCACCCGAACCTCGTGCGGCTGCAGTCGCCCGGCAAGGCGCACGGCCTCGTCGGCGCGCGCCCCGCGTACGCCCTGGCCGCACCGGACGTCACGCGCGCCCTGCTGAACCTCGCGCCCGCCTGGGCCCTCCCCGCCGGCACCGCGACGCTCCTGCGCGCCCTCCACGACCCGCCCGCGCAGGCATTCTTGACCGAAACCCTGCCGCGCGTGGCCGCGCACGCCCGTGACCTCGCGCGCGCCCTCGCGCGCCTCGCGCCCGTCACGCACGCGGGCACGCCGTACCTCACCGTGCACGTCGGCGACGCCCCCGGCGTCGCCCGCGCCCTGCTGACCCGCGGCGTCCGCGCCCGCGACTGCACCAGCTACGGCCAGCCGCACCACCTGCGCGTCTCCACCCGCACCCCCACCGAAAACGCCCTCCTCGTCACGGCCCTGCACGACGTGCTGAGCGCCGCGAACCCCCTCCCGAAAGGCCACGGATGA
- a CDS encoding CobD/CbiB family cobalamin biosynthesis protein, with translation MSTERHSGSRRALLLALLVDTLGEPPARVHPVVWMGTYLTARRRRWRSGPPRARLMVGARDWAAGAAVAYAVGRALGGWHWLLDAPLLKTLLARKALFDAVGEVGAALRAGDLPAARRLTAWHLVSRDTAQLSAAEIAGAAIESLAENLSDSVVAPLLAYRAGGLPLAALYRYANTADAMWGYRTPELEHAGKVAARTDDLLNLAPARLTAVCALLATPLAGLSGAVAHRAWRRDARTTDSPNAGHPMSAFAGALGIRLTKRGQYALNAGGRDPEPGDVDRALRLARWTLALAVPALLIGGRRA, from the coding sequence TTGAGCACTGAACGGCACTCAGGGTCGCGGCGCGCGCTGCTGCTGGCCCTGCTGGTGGACACGCTCGGGGAGCCGCCCGCGCGCGTCCACCCTGTCGTGTGGATGGGCACGTACCTGACTGCGCGTCGGCGGCGCTGGCGCAGCGGGCCCCCGCGCGCCCGCCTCATGGTGGGGGCCCGCGACTGGGCCGCCGGGGCCGCGGTGGCGTACGCCGTCGGTCGCGCCCTTGGTGGGTGGCACTGGCTGCTCGACGCGCCCCTGCTGAAAACGCTCCTGGCCCGCAAGGCCCTGTTCGACGCCGTCGGCGAGGTGGGCGCGGCCCTGCGCGCGGGGGACCTGCCCGCCGCGCGTCGCCTGACCGCGTGGCACCTCGTGAGCCGCGACACCGCGCAGCTGAGCGCCGCCGAGATCGCGGGCGCGGCCATTGAGAGCCTCGCGGAGAACCTCAGCGACAGCGTGGTCGCGCCGCTGCTCGCGTACCGCGCGGGTGGCCTGCCCCTCGCGGCCCTGTACCGCTACGCGAACACCGCCGACGCCATGTGGGGCTACCGCACGCCCGAACTGGAGCACGCCGGAAAGGTCGCCGCGCGCACCGACGACCTCCTGAACCTCGCCCCCGCGCGGCTCACGGCCGTGTGCGCGCTGCTGGCCACGCCCCTCGCGGGCCTGAGCGGCGCGGTCGCGCACCGCGCGTGGCGCAGGGACGCGCGCACCACCGACAGCCCGAACGCCGGGCACCCCATGAGCGCCTTCGCGGGCGCGCTCGGCATTCGCCTCACGAAACGCGGGCAGTACGCCCTGAACGCGGGCGGCCGCGACCCCGAACCCGGCGACGTGGACCGCGCGCTGCGCCTCGCCCGCTGGACACTCGCGCTGGCCGTCCCGGCCCTTCTGATCGGCGGGCGCCGTGCCTGA
- the metG gene encoding methionine--tRNA ligase, whose protein sequence is MSERKEFFITTAIDYANGAPHIGHVFEKILTDAIARYHRLAGYDVTFLTGTDEHGEKIAKAAAKAGQTPQRFVDDLSLGAFKGLWDRLGIGYDDFIRTTEPRHKAYVQDVLQRVYDAGDIYYAEYEGLYSVGAERYVTEKELVNGVLPGDSAPPEVRREANYFFRMEKYQAWLVQHLQEHPEFIQPSGYRNEVLEMLREPIGDLSISRPKSRVPWGIELPWDPDHVTYVWFDALLNYQSAPASKGKAALFRHAWHVIGKDILKPHAVFWPTMLKAAGSDLYERLIVHAHILAEDGRKMGKSLGNAIDPGALVDAYGADTVRYTLLRETTLGADSPYGEGILVSRLNSDLANDLGNLLSRTVSMVQKYREGVVPAPGPRAEREAGIEASARALPERVLGLVRDLKINMALEAAFEFVRDLNRYIAESAPWALAKDPAQAERLNTVLYTAVEGLRVASVLLEAAIPTKARELRAQLGLGGLAYRLEGAWGLTPAGTRVAGGAVLFPKPEVNPEKNASPAPAKPAKKEKPVTTEPKSTPQPAEAAPEATPDTSLISIDDFAKVDLRIVEVIAAEAVEKADKLLKLTVRLGDEERTVVSGIRKWFAPEDLVGRKVVLVANLKPAKLRGIMSQGMILAAEDAEGNLDLLGTRLDMPSGTQVR, encoded by the coding sequence ATGAGCGAGCGCAAGGAATTTTTCATTACGACGGCGATTGATTACGCGAACGGCGCGCCGCACATCGGGCACGTGTTCGAGAAGATCCTCACGGACGCCATCGCGCGGTACCACCGCCTCGCGGGGTACGACGTGACGTTCCTGACCGGCACGGACGAGCACGGCGAGAAGATCGCCAAAGCCGCCGCGAAGGCCGGGCAGACGCCGCAGCGGTTCGTGGACGACCTCAGCCTCGGCGCGTTCAAGGGCCTGTGGGACCGCCTGGGCATCGGGTACGACGACTTCATCCGCACGACCGAGCCGCGCCACAAGGCGTACGTGCAGGACGTCCTGCAGCGCGTGTATGACGCGGGCGACATCTACTACGCGGAGTACGAGGGTCTGTACTCGGTAGGGGCCGAGCGGTACGTGACCGAGAAGGAACTCGTGAACGGCGTTCTGCCCGGCGACAGTGCGCCGCCCGAGGTGCGCCGCGAGGCGAACTACTTCTTCCGCATGGAGAAGTACCAGGCGTGGCTCGTGCAGCACCTGCAGGAGCACCCGGAGTTCATTCAGCCGAGCGGGTACCGCAATGAGGTGCTGGAGATGCTGCGCGAGCCCATCGGGGACCTCAGCATCAGCCGCCCGAAGTCGCGCGTGCCGTGGGGCATCGAGCTGCCGTGGGACCCGGATCACGTGACGTACGTGTGGTTCGACGCGCTGCTGAACTACCAGTCCGCGCCGGCCAGCAAGGGCAAGGCGGCGCTGTTCAGGCACGCGTGGCACGTGATCGGGAAGGACATCCTGAAGCCGCACGCGGTGTTCTGGCCGACCATGCTCAAGGCGGCCGGGAGTGACCTGTACGAGCGGCTGATCGTGCACGCGCATATCCTCGCGGAGGACGGGCGCAAGATGGGCAAGAGCCTCGGGAACGCCATCGACCCGGGCGCGCTCGTGGACGCGTACGGCGCGGACACCGTGCGGTACACGCTGCTGCGCGAGACGACGCTCGGCGCGGACAGCCCGTACGGCGAGGGTATCCTCGTGAGCCGCCTGAACAGCGACCTCGCGAATGACCTCGGGAACCTGCTGTCCCGCACGGTCAGCATGGTGCAGAAGTACCGTGAGGGCGTCGTGCCCGCGCCGGGCCCGCGCGCAGAACGCGAGGCGGGCATCGAGGCGAGCGCGCGGGCGCTGCCGGAACGCGTGCTGGGTCTCGTGCGGGACCTGAAGATCAACATGGCGCTGGAAGCGGCGTTCGAGTTCGTGCGGGACCTGAACCGCTACATCGCGGAGAGCGCGCCGTGGGCCCTCGCGAAGGACCCTGCGCAGGCCGAGCGCCTGAACACCGTGCTGTACACGGCTGTGGAGGGCTTGCGCGTGGCGTCCGTGCTGCTGGAGGCCGCGATTCCCACGAAGGCGCGTGAGCTGCGCGCGCAGCTGGGCCTGGGCGGGCTCGCGTACCGCCTGGAGGGCGCGTGGGGCCTGACGCCCGCAGGGACGCGCGTCGCGGGCGGCGCGGTGCTGTTCCCGAAACCCGAAGTGAACCCCGAGAAGAACGCGAGCCCCGCCCCGGCGAAGCCCGCCAAGAAGGAGAAACCCGTGACGACAGAACCGAAGAGCACTCCGCAGCCCGCCGAGGCGGCGCCTGAAGCCACCCCGGACACCAGCCTGATCAGCATTGACGACTTCGCGAAGGTGGACCTGCGGATCGTTGAGGTCATCGCGGCCGAAGCGGTCGAGAAGGCCGACAAGCTCCTGAAGCTCACTGTGCGCCTCGGGGATGAGGAGCGCACTGTCGTGAGCGGCATCCGCAAGTGGTTCGCGCCGGAGGATTTGGTGGGCCGCAAGGTCGTGCTGGTCGCGAACCTGAAGCCCGCGAAGCTGCGCGGCATCATGAGTCAGGGCATGATCCTCGCGGCCGAGGACGCCGAGGGGAACCTCGACCTGCTCGGCACGCGCCTCGACATGCCCAGCGGCACGCAGGTCCGCTGA